The proteins below are encoded in one region of Purpureocillium takamizusanense chromosome 11, complete sequence:
- a CDS encoding uncharacterized protein (COG:I~COG:Q~TransMembrane:1 (o15-38i)~EggNog:ENOG503P0RE), with amino-acid sequence MLVHDVYMGARQAVVSYGLSTLLLAVTAAALYFGHWFFKLFRARSFYWGLPQPPNHTFRYGHLMLFHEVAAKFPPNTHPQHMYTYMAQKYNLPGIFYVDCWPYADHQMVITDPDAAMQILTKNPYPKHRQIEKFLRPFTGKDSIAASNGERWKMNHRMVGSGFTPTYIKPMMGMIVDHVLVFHDTLRRFAESGEPFSMEEESAKVVFDVIGKIVFGFSLEAQRNGSPLLHDLRATIDPATAILDNSSWKPWANRDAKKKLNALKKRVYDTLAKEMNGRLPLLKEDKDTTNPRRAKSIMDRIVLDKLQSEPNMTRIDPAFIEMAVTNLKALLLGGHGTTTDTFTFATMFLSLHPDVVERLRKEHNEHFAPDLDTTVEQLVAKPTKTNDLEYTNAVIKETLRFFPIGFTIRQAPPGVKYLDWNGKRWPVKDCMIIPCAHTSHMDPKLWNDPKTFRPDRFLGEEGEEMHRFAWRAFERGPRACIAQDLAMDELRVMLLLTVRWFDFETIVEGTSERVMYMDLDKQVGDLAFQEVGMEARPRRSMKMKVHLKGKRPVPSPSTDEKEEAAEST; translated from the exons ATGTTGGTCCACGACGTGTACATGGGCGCAAGGCAGGCTGTCGTCTCGTACGGCCTGTCgacgctgctcctcgccgtcaccgcggccgccctctACTTTGGCCACTGGTTCTTCAAGCTCTTCCGGGCTCGCTCCTTTTACTGGGGCTTG CCTCAACCGCCCAACCACACGTTTCGCTATGGCCACCTCATGCTCTTCCACGAGGTGGCTGCCAAGTTCCCGCCCAACACCCACCCGCAGCACATGTACACGTACATGGCGCAAAAGTACAACCTCCCCGGCATCTTCTACGTCGATTGCTGGCCGTATGCCGACCACCAGATGGTCATCACCGatcccgacgccgccatgcagATCCTCACCAAGAACCCCTATCCCAAACACCGGCAGATCGAAAAGTTCCTGCGCCCCTTTACGGGCAAGgacagcatcgccgcctccaacGGCGAGCGCTGGAAGATGAACCACAGAATGGTCGGCTCGGGCTTCACCCCTACCTACATTAAGCCCATGATGGGCATGATTGtcgaccacgtcctcgtctttCATGACACGCTTCGACGGTTCGCCGAGTCGGGCGAGCCGTTCtccatggaggaggagtcggCCAAGGTCGTGTTCGACGTCATCGGCAAGATTGTATTCGGGTTCTccctcgaggcgcagcgcaaTGGCTCCCCTCTCCTCCATGATCTGAGGGCCACCATTgacccggcgacggcgatcCTGGACAACTCGTCGTGGAAGCCGTGGGCCAATCGCGACGCAAAGAAGAAGCTGAACGCGCTGAAAAAGCGTGTCTACGACACTCTGGCCAAGGAGATGAATGGGCGCCTACCGCTCCTCAAGGAAGACAAGGACACGACGAATCCGCGACGTGCCAAGAGCATCATGGACCGCATCGTGCTTGACAAGCTCCAAAGCGAACCTAACATGACGAGAATTGACCCCGCGTTTATCGAGATGGCGGTCACAAA TCTCAAggctcttcttctcggcGGTCATGGAACCACCACGGATACTTTTACCTTTGCGACAATGTTCCTGAGCCTACATccagacgtcgtcgagcggctGCGCAAAGAGCACAATGAGCACTTTGCTCCTGACCTCGACACTACGGTGGAGCAACTCGTTGCCAAGCCCACCAAGACCAATGATCTAGAGTACACCAACGCGGTCATCAAGGAGACCCTGCGCTTCTTCCCGATCGGCTTCACGATCCGACAAGCTCCGCCTGGCGTCAAGTATCTGGACTGGAACGGGAAGCGCTGGCCGGTCAAGGACTGCATGATCATCCCCTGCGCGCACACGTCCCACATGGACCCGAAGCTGTGGAACGACCCCAAGACGTTTCGGCCGGATCGCTTCCtgggcgaggaaggcgaggagaTGCATCGCTTCGCGTGGCGGGCCTTTGAGcgcggcccgcgcgcctgCATCGCTCAGGAcctggccatggacgagctccGCGTAATGCTGCTCCTGACCGTGCGGTGGTTCGACTTCGAGACCATTGTCGAGGGAACAAGCGAGAGGGTCATGTACATGGACCTGGACAAGCAAGTCGGCGACCTTGCCTTCCAGGAGGTTGGCATggaggcgcggccgcggcggagcaTGAAGATGAAGGTCCACCTGAAGGGCAAGAGACCTGTGCCGTCACCAAGTACAGATGAGAAAGAAGAAGCCGCAGAGTCGACATGA
- a CDS encoding uncharacterized protein (COG:I~COG:Q~EggNog:ENOG503P0RE): MANNGQTSSHPPASQPQPPNHTFRYGHLMLFHEVAAKFPPNTHPQHMYTYMAQKYNLPGIFYVDCWPYADHQMVITDPDAAMQILTKNPYPKHRQIEKFLRPFTGKDSIAASNGERWKMNHRMVGSGFTPTYIKPMMGMIVDHVLVFHDTLRRFAESGEPFSMEEESAKVVFDVIGKIVFGFSLEAQRNGSPLLHDLRATIDPATAILDNSSWKPWANRDAKKKLNALKKRVYDTLAKEMNGRLPLLKEDKDTTNPRRAKSIMDRIVLDKLQSEPNMTRIDPAFIEMAVTNLKALLLGGHGTTTDTFTFATMFLSLHPDVVERLRKEHNEHFAPDLDTTVEQLVAKPTKTNDLEYTNAVIKETLRFFPIGFTIRQAPPGVKYLDWNGKRWPVKDCMIIPCAHTSHMDPKLWNDPKTFRPDRFLGEEGEEMHRFAWRAFERGPRACIAQDLAMDELRVMLLLTVRWFDFETIVEGTSERVMYMDLDKQVGDLAFQEVGMEARPRRSMKMKVHLKGKRPVPSPSTDEKEEAAEST, translated from the exons ATGGCTAACAACGGACAAACATCATCtcacccgcccgcctcacAGCCTCAACCGCCCAACCACACGTTTCGCTATGGCCACCTCATGCTCTTCCACGAGGTGGCTGCCAAGTTCCCGCCCAACACCCACCCGCAGCACATGTACACGTACATGGCGCAAAAGTACAACCTCCCCGGCATCTTCTACGTCGATTGCTGGCCGTATGCCGACCACCAGATGGTCATCACCGatcccgacgccgccatgcagATCCTCACCAAGAACCCCTATCCCAAACACCGGCAGATCGAAAAGTTCCTGCGCCCCTTTACGGGCAAGgacagcatcgccgcctccaacGGCGAGCGCTGGAAGATGAACCACAGAATGGTCGGCTCGGGCTTCACCCCTACCTACATTAAGCCCATGATGGGCATGATTGtcgaccacgtcctcgtctttCATGACACGCTTCGACGGTTCGCCGAGTCGGGCGAGCCGTTCtccatggaggaggagtcggCCAAGGTCGTGTTCGACGTCATCGGCAAGATTGTATTCGGGTTCTccctcgaggcgcagcgcaaTGGCTCCCCTCTCCTCCATGATCTGAGGGCCACCATTgacccggcgacggcgatcCTGGACAACTCGTCGTGGAAGCCGTGGGCCAATCGCGACGCAAAGAAGAAGCTGAACGCGCTGAAAAAGCGTGTCTACGACACTCTGGCCAAGGAGATGAATGGGCGCCTACCGCTCCTCAAGGAAGACAAGGACACGACGAATCCGCGACGTGCCAAGAGCATCATGGACCGCATCGTGCTTGACAAGCTCCAAAGCGAACCTAACATGACGAGAATTGACCCCGCGTTTATCGAGATGGCGGTCACAAA TCTCAAggctcttcttctcggcGGTCATGGAACCACCACGGATACTTTTACCTTTGCGACAATGTTCCTGAGCCTACATccagacgtcgtcgagcggctGCGCAAAGAGCACAATGAGCACTTTGCTCCTGACCTCGACACTACGGTGGAGCAACTCGTTGCCAAGCCCACCAAGACCAATGATCTAGAGTACACCAACGCGGTCATCAAGGAGACCCTGCGCTTCTTCCCGATCGGCTTCACGATCCGACAAGCTCCGCCTGGCGTCAAGTATCTGGACTGGAACGGGAAGCGCTGGCCGGTCAAGGACTGCATGATCATCCCCTGCGCGCACACGTCCCACATGGACCCGAAGCTGTGGAACGACCCCAAGACGTTTCGGCCGGATCGCTTCCtgggcgaggaaggcgaggagaTGCATCGCTTCGCGTGGCGGGCCTTTGAGcgcggcccgcgcgcctgCATCGCTCAGGAcctggccatggacgagctccGCGTAATGCTGCTCCTGACCGTGCGGTGGTTCGACTTCGAGACCATTGTCGAGGGAACAAGCGAGAGGGTCATGTACATGGACCTGGACAAGCAAGTCGGCGACCTTGCCTTCCAGGAGGTTGGCATggaggcgcggccgcggcggagcaTGAAGATGAAGGTCCACCTGAAGGGCAAGAGACCTGTGCCGTCACCAAGTACAGATGAGAAAGAAGAAGCCGCAGAGTCGACATGA
- a CDS encoding uncharacterized protein (EggNog:ENOG503P7XU), translating to MDKQIYLVYIVVLRGQKRDTSDERHAGILFAPLESGLYYYFHLADGTDGGTDGHAFFEVKTGLDPRQTSRALPTVRVGRTLPLTEARLVELMRSAPLGSKDDDEFTHQHWIYGALGVLAKAGFVSQQACDKGFSKMLSTLLEGSADEVPDLDW from the coding sequence atggacAAGCAGATTTACCTCGTCTacatcgtcgtcctgcgCGGCCAGAAGCGCGACACCAGCGACGAGCGGCACGCGGGCATCCTCTTCGCGCCGCTCGAGTCGGgcctctactactacttccACCTGGCCGACGGCACCGATGGCGGCACAGACGGGCACGCCTTCTTCGAGGTGAAGACGGGGCTCGACCCGCGGCAGACGAGCCGCGCGCTGCCGACGGTCAGGGTCGGCCGGACCCTGCCCCTGACGGAggcgcggctcgtcgagctgatgcgctcggcgcccCTGGGAtccaaggacgacgacgagttcaCCCACCAGCACTGGATCTACGGGGCCCTGGgcgtgctggccaaggcgggaTTCGTCTCCCAACAGGCTTGTGACAAGGGATTCAGCAAGATGCTGTCAACGCTGCTCGAGGGCTCGGCAGACGAGGTCCCTGACCTGGACTGGTAA